GCCGCGACGGTGAACGCGACGGCCCGCGCGAGCTGCATCTCGTGCTGCTCGACAACGGCCGCACGCAGGCATACGCGGACGACCAGCTGCGCGCGACGCTGCAGTGCATCCGCTGCGGCGCGTGCATGAACCACTGCCCCGTCTACACGCGCATCGGCGGCCACGCGTACGGCACCACCTACCCGGGCCCGATCGGCAAGATCATCTCGCCGCACCTGCTCGGCCTCGACGCGACGGCCGACCTGCCGACCGCGTCGACGCTGTGCGGCGCATGCGGCGAGGTCTGCCCGGTGCGGATCCCGATCCCGCAACTGCTCGTGCGGCTGCGCACCGAGGCGAACCGCAAGCCCGACGAACCCGTCGCGCATCCGCTGCGCGGCCAGGGCGCGAACTACAACCGCGCGGAAGACCTCGTGTGGCGCTTCTGGTCGGGCGCGTTCGCGCATCCGCGCGCGTACCGCGCCTTCCGCTGGACCGCGACGCGCCTGCGTGCGCTGACGCCCACGAAACAGATGGGCTGGACACAGCACCGCACGCCGCTCGAACCGGCGCCGCGCAGCCTGTCCGACCTGCTGCGCGCGCGCGGCCAGCCCGAATAGCCCATTCGCTTTCAAACCCGTACCCCTATAAATCCATGGAGGAGACACCCATGCAGGTTTGGCATCAGATCTACACACCGCTCGGCAGCCTCGGGCTGTCGGCATTCGTCGCCGCGATTCCGATCATCTTCTTTTTCATCGCGCTCGCCGCGCTGCGGATGAAGGGCCATGTCGCCGCCGCGATCACGCTGCTGCTGTCGCTCGGCGTCGCGATCCTCGCGTACGGGATGCCCGTGCCGCAGGCGCTTGCCGCGGCCGGCTTCGGCTTCGCCTACGGCCTGTGGCCGATCGCGTGGATCATCGTCGCGGCCGTGTTCCTGTACAAGATCGTCGTGAAAACCGGCCAGTTCGACGTCATCCGTGCGTCCGTACTGTCGATCACCGACGACCAGCGCCTGCAGATGCTGCTGATCGGCTTCTCGTTCGGCGCATTCCTCGAAGGCGCCGCCGGCTTCGGCGCGCCCGTCGCGATCACGGCCGCGCTGCTCGTCGGGCTCGGCTTCAAGCCGCTGCATGCGGCAGGACTGTGCCTGATTGCAAACACCGCGCCGGTCGCGTTCGGCGCGATGGGCATTCCGATCATCGTCGCCGGGCAGGTGACGGGCATCGATCCGTTGCACATCGGCGCGATGGCCGGCCGCCAGCTGCCGCTGCTGTCGCTCGCGGTGCCGTTCTGGCTCGTGTTCATGATGGACGGGCTGCGCGGCGTGCGGCAGACCTGGCCGGCCGCGCTCGTCGCGGGCGGCAGCTTCGCGGTCACGCAGTACTTCACGTCGAACCACATCGGGCCCGAGCTGCCGGACATCACGTCGTCGCTCGTCAGCCTCGTCGCGCTCGCGGCGTTCCTGAAGGTGTGGCAGCCGCGCACCGCGAAACAGCCGGCCGGCGGCCTCGTCGCGTCCGGCGGCGGCGCGGCGCTCGCGGGCTTCGGCGGCACGGGCTCGCGCAACGGCTTCGGCACCGGCGCGAGCCGGCAGGCATCGCCGTACACGCTCGCGCAGACGGTGCGCGCGTGGTCGCCATTCCTGATCCTGACGGCCGTCGTCACGGTCTGGAGCATCGCGCCGTTCAAGGCGCTGTTCGCCGCGCATGGCGCACTCGCGTCGACCGTGCTGAAGTTCCACGTGGCCGGGCTCGACCAGCTCGTCGTGAAGACCGCGCCGATCGCCGCGACGCCGAAGGCGCTCGAAGCGGTGCTGAAGATCGATCTGGTGTCGGCGGTCGGCAGCGCGATCCTCGTGACCGCGCTGATCTCGATGGCGCTGTTGCGGATGAAGCCGCGCGACGCGCTCGTCACGTTCGGCGAGACGCTGAAGGAGTTGACGCGCCCGATCCTGTCGATCGGCCTCGTGCTCGCGTTCGCGTTCGTCGCGAACTACTCGGGGATGTCGTCGACGCTTGCGCTGATGCTGGCCGCGACGGGCGCCGCATTCCCGTTCTTCTCGCCGTTCCTCGGCTGGCTCGGCGTGTTCCTGACGGGCTCGGACACGTCGTCGAACGCGCTGTTCTGTTCGCTGCAGCAGGCCACGGCCCATCAGCTCGGCGTGCCCGAGACGCTCGCGGTCGCCGCGAACACGACGGGCGGCGTGACCGCGAAGATGATCTCGCCGCAGTCGATCGCGGTCGCCTGCGCGGCGACGGGCCTCGTCGGCAAGGAGTCCGAGCTGTTCCGCTTCACCGTGCGGCACAGCCTGCTGTTCGCGGTGATCGTCGGGCTGATCACGCTCGTGCAGGCGTACGTGCTGCCGGGCATGGTGCCGTAAGCGGCGCGCGGCCGGGCCCAAAAAACAAAACCCCACGCCCGAACGAGCGTGGGGTTTTTCCTTTCGCGTGCCGATCGCCGGCGCGGGCCGGCGATTCGTCATGCGCGTGGCGCGATCAGCTGCCCTTCGCGATGCGATCCTGGATGTGCTGCGCACGGCTCGCCGACGACGGGTGCGAGCTCATCATCGAGCTTTGGCCGCCGTCCATCTGCGCGAGCTTCTGGAAGCCGGTGACGAGGCCCTTCTGGCTCATGCCCTTCTGCTTCATCAGGTCGAACGAGTAGTCGTCCGCGGCGCTTTCCTGCGTTTGCGAGAACTGCGCGTTGATGAACTTCTCGGTGATGTCGCCGAGCTGCGAGCTCGACAGCGCCGCCACGCCCGGCGATGCCGCGCCGGCCGCGCTGCGCGCCGCGCTCACCGCGTACGCCGTCTGCATCGCCTTCTTCGAGTGACCCAGTGCAACGTGGCCCATTTCATGACCGATCACGCCGCGCAGCTCGTCGTCGTTCATCATGTCCATCAGGCCGCTGTACACGCGCACGCAGCCATTGCCCATCGCCCACGCGTTGACGTCCTTGGTCATGTAGACCTTGTAGTTGATCTTCTGGCCGTTCAGCGTCATGTCGCCGAAGCCCTTCATCACCTTCGTCAGGCGCTTCGCGTACGCGCTGTTCGCCGGTGCGATCTTCGACTCGGCATCGCTGGACTTGCACGATTCGTTCGACAGGGCGGCGATGTCGCTGTCCGACAGCGTCGCCGCCTTGTACAGGTTCGTCCCCGCCGACGTCAGGCTGTTCGCGTCAAGGCCTTGCACCCCGCCGCATGCGCTCAACAGAAACGCCACGCCACACGCCGCCACCGCTTTCTTGAGTTGCATCCCGGAATCCCTCGATAGTTGTATTTGGGAGCGGCGATTTTGCATAATCCGGCAGAAAATTACCAGATGTTTACATCAGATGACACGTTCATTACTCGACGAATCGAAATAAATCGGTGATCCGCCACCAGATTGGCGACGAAAATCGTTGCAATCGTCGCACCCGGGCGACGATCGAGAGGGAGAACGGGCGAGCCGCCGCTCAGGCGGCCTGGTTGCGGCGTCGCGTCAACCGCCGCGCGACCAGCATCGGCAACCGCACCGCGAAGCCGGCGAACAGGCGCAGGTGCATCCATGCGAGCAGCGCATTGTCGCGGCCATAGTGGAAGTGCGAGACGCCGCCTTCGTGGCGGCCGAAATAACGTACCGGAGCGTCGATGCGGATCGGGCGCACGCCGGCCCAGCACAGCCGCACGGCCGCTTCGGGATCGAAGTCGAAGCCGCGCATCCACGGCTGGCGGCGCATGATTGCCGCGAGCGGCGCGACCGGATACACGCGAAACCCGTACAGCGAATCGCCGATGCCGGCCCACAGCGTCTCGAGGTCGGCCCATGCGTTCGACAGGCGGCGGCCCTGCACGCGCAACTGCGGCGCGCTCGCGTCGAACTTCGGCACGCCGAGCACCATCGCGTCGGTCTCGGCCTGCGAGGCGGCCATGAAGGCGGGAATCAGGTCGGCCGGATGCTGGCCGTCGGAATCCATCGTCAGCACGTGCGTGAAGCCGCTCGCGGCGGCCGCATCGAGCCCCGCGAGCACCGCGGCGCCCTTGCCGCGATTCTCCGGCAGCACGATCACGCGCAAGCCGGGATCGCGTTCGGCCATCGCCTGCAGTCGTTCGGCGCTGCCGTCGGTGCTGCCGTCGACGACGACCCACACCGGATTCCACTGCGCGCGCGCATTGCGCACGGTCGTATCGACCTTGACGCCCGGGTTGTAGCTCGGGATCAGCACGAGATGGGTGGACGAGGCGTGCAGCTTGGACATGGAAACAGCCGATTGCGAAGACGGGGATCCTGACAAAAGTTTATGACTTGCCGACGAACGGCGGCAGGTTTCGTCGACCAGGACATCGTCGACGTCGTGCGCCGGTTGCCGGATCGTGAGGTTCTCGCGCTTCATGACAGCCACTCCATTGCATGCCCGGCGCTGGCCTCGATCTCGACCAGCAGGTCGTCGCGGCACACGTCCGCGTGGACGAACAGCGGCCGCACGCGAGGGCCGGCCGCATCGCGCAGCACGCGCCCGATCGCGGCGAGCGCCGCGGTATCGCCGGCGTCGCGCACGTAGACGCGATAGCTCAAATCGGCGAGCGAGAACGGGCCATGCCCCTGCCGCTCGGCCTGCTCGAGCACCGCCGCGAGGTTCGCGACCGTCTCGCGCGTCTGCGCGACGACGTCGCCGTGATGCACGGTGTGGTGCCCGACGATGCTCGCGGTACCCGAGACGAACAGCACCGGCGCCGCGTCGTCATCGGCCCATGCGGCGGCGCGCGCGAACGTCGGCGCACGCGGGCCGTACTGCGCCGGGTAGTGGTACGCGCTGACCTGGCGCGGATTCTCGACCGGATCGGCCGGCGTGCGGCTCGCGAGGAAATGAATCGCGAGCGGCGCGGCCGGCGGCGCATCGCCCTCGACCGGCACGACCGACCCGAGCGCGCACGCGGCCGGCACGCCGCCCGTCAGCGCACGACGGCACGCGTCGAACGCATGCTGACGGCCGATATTGAACTGACGATAGCGCTCGATCCCGAACTGCACCGCATTGATCGCCGGCACCGTGTTCCAGATGCGCAGCGGATGCGGCATGTCGAGCGTATCGAGCAGGTCGAACAGCATGCGGTATGCGTCGAACGTCGCGCGCTCGAGCGGCATATCGCCGTCGCGCGTGGCGTGCGCCTCGTGCACGACGATGCTGCCGAACACGAGGCCGGCCGTATCGCTGTAACGGTAGTGCAGCGCGCCGCGCCGTTCGCTGCGCAGGTCGCGCGCATCGCATTGCCAGATTTCGCAGACGGCATCGTCCGGTGCGGCATCGGCGCCGAGCAGCGCCATCTGCACCGGTGCGACCGGCAGGCCCGGCACGCGATCGGCGAGCAGCCGTTCCACCGCATCGGCATGCGAGCTTGCCGCGCCGATGCACACCGCACCCAACGCGCCCGGCAGGACGTGTTCGAAGCGGGCATCGTCCAGCAACGCGACAAGCCGCGCACGGCTCATCTGGACGAGCCGCAGTGCGCGGTCGCCGCCCTGCGCGAACGGCGCGGTGGCGGACGGCAGCGAACAGGGGCGCCGTTCGGCGTCGACTGGATGTACGGACACTTCGATTTCCTCACTATGCGGCGCAGGCCGCGCGGCAGCACGGCCCTGCGCCGCGTTGCGTTACTCGACGGACGCGGCGCGCGCCATCACGCGAGCCCGCCGTTGACGGACAGCACCTGCCCCGTCACATAGGCCGCGGCGTCGGACACGAGATACGCGACCATCGCCGCGACTTCGTCGGGCCGGCCCGCGCGTTGCGCGGGTACGAGCTGCTTGATGCGTTCGGCGGGGAACGCCTGTTCGGCCATCGGCGATTCGATGATGCCGGGCGCCACCGCGTTCACGGTGATGCCGCGCGACGCGAGCTCCAGCGACAGCGACTTCGTCGCGCCGATCAGCCCCGCCTTCGCGGCCGCATAATTGACCTGCCCGCGGTTGCCGGTCACGCCGGCCACCGACGCGATGTTGACGATCCGCCCGCGCCGCGTGCGGATCATCGGCAACAGCAGCGGCTGCGTGACGTTAAAAAAGCCGTTGAGCGTCACGTCGATCACGCTGTGCCACTGCTGGTGTGACATGCCGGCCATCGGCGCGTCGTCGTGAAT
The DNA window shown above is from Burkholderia cepacia and carries:
- a CDS encoding M48 family metalloprotease, translated to MQLKKAVAACGVAFLLSACGGVQGLDANSLTSAGTNLYKAATLSDSDIAALSNESCKSSDAESKIAPANSAYAKRLTKVMKGFGDMTLNGQKINYKVYMTKDVNAWAMGNGCVRVYSGLMDMMNDDELRGVIGHEMGHVALGHSKKAMQTAYAVSAARSAAGAASPGVAALSSSQLGDITEKFINAQFSQTQESAADDYSFDLMKQKGMSQKGLVTGFQKLAQMDGGQSSMMSSHPSSASRAQHIQDRIAKGS
- a CDS encoding endoribonuclease L-PSP gives rise to the protein MSVHPVDAERRPCSLPSATAPFAQGGDRALRLVQMSRARLVALLDDARFEHVLPGALGAVCIGAASSHADAVERLLADRVPGLPVAPVQMALLGADAAPDDAVCEIWQCDARDLRSERRGALHYRYSDTAGLVFGSIVVHEAHATRDGDMPLERATFDAYRMLFDLLDTLDMPHPLRIWNTVPAINAVQFGIERYRQFNIGRQHAFDACRRALTGGVPAACALGSVVPVEGDAPPAAPLAIHFLASRTPADPVENPRQVSAYHYPAQYGPRAPTFARAAAWADDDAAPVLFVSGTASIVGHHTVHHGDVVAQTRETVANLAAVLEQAERQGHGPFSLADLSYRVYVRDAGDTAALAAIGRVLRDAAGPRVRPLFVHADVCRDDLLVEIEASAGHAMEWLS
- the fabG gene encoding 3-oxoacyl-ACP reductase FabG; this translates as MRALVTGGSGALGQAICTALAQAGHEVWVHANRHLAQAEAVAQQIVSAGGVAHAIAFDVTDADATLAALKPFIDESPVQILVNNAGIHDDAPMAGMSHQQWHSVIDVTLNGFFNVTQPLLLPMIRTRRGRIVNIASVAGVTGNRGQVNYAAAKAGLIGATKSLSLELASRGITVNAVAPGIIESPMAEQAFPAERIKQLVPAQRAGRPDEVAAMVAYLVSDAAAYVTGQVLSVNGGLA
- a CDS encoding glycosyltransferase family 2 protein yields the protein MSKLHASSTHLVLIPSYNPGVKVDTTVRNARAQWNPVWVVVDGSTDGSAERLQAMAERDPGLRVIVLPENRGKGAAVLAGLDAAAASGFTHVLTMDSDGQHPADLIPAFMAASQAETDAMVLGVPKFDASAPQLRVQGRRLSNAWADLETLWAGIGDSLYGFRVYPVAPLAAIMRRQPWMRGFDFDPEAAVRLCWAGVRPIRIDAPVRYFGRHEGGVSHFHYGRDNALLAWMHLRLFAGFAVRLPMLVARRLTRRRNQAA
- a CDS encoding lactate permease LctP family transporter; the protein is MQVWHQIYTPLGSLGLSAFVAAIPIIFFFIALAALRMKGHVAAAITLLLSLGVAILAYGMPVPQALAAAGFGFAYGLWPIAWIIVAAVFLYKIVVKTGQFDVIRASVLSITDDQRLQMLLIGFSFGAFLEGAAGFGAPVAITAALLVGLGFKPLHAAGLCLIANTAPVAFGAMGIPIIVAGQVTGIDPLHIGAMAGRQLPLLSLAVPFWLVFMMDGLRGVRQTWPAALVAGGSFAVTQYFTSNHIGPELPDITSSLVSLVALAAFLKVWQPRTAKQPAGGLVASGGGAALAGFGGTGSRNGFGTGASRQASPYTLAQTVRAWSPFLILTAVVTVWSIAPFKALFAAHGALASTVLKFHVAGLDQLVVKTAPIAATPKALEAVLKIDLVSAVGSAILVTALISMALLRMKPRDALVTFGETLKELTRPILSIGLVLAFAFVANYSGMSSTLALMLAATGAAFPFFSPFLGWLGVFLTGSDTSSNALFCSLQQATAHQLGVPETLAVAANTTGGVTAKMISPQSIAVACAATGLVGKESELFRFTVRHSLLFAVIVGLITLVQAYVLPGMVP